The genomic window GAACCCCGCACGAAATTCGGCACCGTGGTCGTGACCGTGGCCCGGATGTTGGTTCCGAATTGTTCCGAGGCCGTGGTCACGAAAACCGCCCAGTAGCCGGTGCCAAGGCCCAAGGCCAGGCAGAGGGCGTAAAAAGAGCCCAAGGGCAGGCCGGGAACCAGCAAATACGCGGCCATGAGAAGGCCGGTCGCGGCCAGGAACCCGAAAATGGCTCTCTTGCGCGACCTTAGATATTGGCTGAGGGCGCAGCTCAAGAAATCCCCCAAGGCGCAGCCGAGGTAGAGGAACATCACGGCTCGCGCCGGGTTGGGCAAAGCCGCCATACCCAGGGCCTTGCCGAACTCCGGCGAGAAGGTGACGAGGATCCCGATCACGAACCAGATCGGCACCCCGATCAGGATGCAGCAGAGGTAGCGCAGGGCCCGCTCCGAGTCGCCCAGGAGGGTCCTGAAATCCCCCTTCTTGACCCGGGAGTCCTTGATCTGGGTGAAGAGCCCCGATTCATACACCCCGATCCTGAGCAGAAGAAGGAGAAGGCCCATGCCTCCCCCAACGAAGTAGGCCGTACGCCAGTCGAAATAGTCGCCCACGAGCCCGGCCGCGACTCCGCCCAATATCCCCACCCCGGCCACGACCATGGTGCCGTAGCCGCGGGATTCCTTGCTCATGATCTCGCTCACCAAGGTGATCCCGGCCCCCAGCTCTCCGGCAAGGCCGATCCCGGCCAGGAACCTCAGCCAGGCATAGGCCGAGAGCGAGCCCACGAACCCGTTGGCGATATTGGCGGCGGAATAAAGAAAAATCGATCCAAAGAGGACCGATAACCGCCCTTTCTTGTCCCCCAGTATCCCCCACAGAATGCCGCCCAGGAGCATGCCCGTCATCTGCATGTTGAGAAGAAGCACTCCGTTGGAAAGCAGGGCCTCCTCGGGAACCCCGATGCCCTTGAGGCTCTTGACTCGGACGATGCTGAAGAGGATGAGGTCGTAGATGTCGACAAAATAGCCGAGAGCCGCCAAGAGGATCGCGGCCCGGACTCCGCCTTTATCGCCAGTTCTCATGAATTTTTACTGTACTACACAATAGGAATTGTACCCAGGGGGCATCTCAAATGCAAACGGATTGACGCGCGGAGCGCGCGACATCCGTTGCCTCCGCGGTGACATGCAGTGACCCGAGCTGCCTTGATTCGCCGCATTCCCAGCCCTATCCTAAGCGCAATGAGAAAAATTCAGATCTCTCCAGCCGTGCTCTCCCACAACGGCTCGGACGGCCTCGGACCGGAGGAAACCGCCGAGCT from Elusimicrobiota bacterium includes these protein-coding regions:
- a CDS encoding MFS transporter, which codes for MRTGDKGGVRAAILLAALGYFVDIYDLILFSIVRVKSLKGIGVPEEALLSNGVLLLNMQMTGMLLGGILWGILGDKKGRLSVLFGSIFLYSAANIANGFVGSLSAYAWLRFLAGIGLAGELGAGITLVSEIMSKESRGYGTMVVAGVGILGGVAAGLVGDYFDWRTAYFVGGGMGLLLLLLRIGVYESGLFTQIKDSRVKKGDFRTLLGDSERALRYLCCILIGVPIWFVIGILVTFSPEFGKALGMAALPNPARAVMFLYLGCALGDFLSCALSQYLRSRKRAIFGFLAATGLLMAAYLLVPGLPLGSFYALCLALGLGTGYWAVFVTTASEQFGTNIRATVTTTVPNFVRGSLVLLNFSFQAAKGAWGIIVGAQAVGAASLLIAFLALSRLEESYGKDLDYCEE